A DNA window from Armatimonadota bacterium contains the following coding sequences:
- a CDS encoding class I SAM-dependent methyltransferase → MQTDQQLNDLYERQIRFTSHYTDFENLIEEQDNYEKSLDKFRHLRMLEVCKVIHNHDKNSSWVTVGDGRFATDARTLIRFGARAIATDLDDTGLLIAHQAGFIEHVSKENAEHLSYESDQFDYALCKEAYHHFPRPQVAVHELLRVAKKAVVFIEPNDRQIPNRPLDGVLFGLGRFVAKMMRRTSGIHNYEAAGNYVYTMSAAEIEKIACGIALPECWIGYMDDEYKFEYGGIPYDPNSKVTKDLMRKIALKTLMSKMGLKPWGMIRSVLAKEPLPADIAAELTKLGFRKFVPPPNPYV, encoded by the coding sequence ATGCAAACGGATCAACAACTTAACGATCTTTACGAACGACAGATCAGATTTACCTCGCATTACACTGATTTTGAAAACCTGATCGAGGAACAGGATAACTACGAAAAGTCGCTAGACAAATTCCGGCATCTTCGAATGCTCGAAGTCTGTAAAGTGATTCACAATCACGATAAGAACTCTTCATGGGTCACGGTTGGTGATGGAAGGTTTGCAACCGACGCTCGCACTCTGATCCGGTTCGGGGCAAGGGCCATCGCCACTGATTTAGATGATACTGGCCTGCTCATTGCGCATCAGGCTGGGTTCATTGAGCATGTTTCTAAGGAGAATGCAGAACACCTCTCGTACGAGAGCGACCAGTTCGATTACGCGCTCTGTAAGGAAGCGTACCACCATTTTCCAAGGCCACAGGTAGCCGTACACGAACTCCTGCGTGTGGCCAAAAAGGCAGTCGTATTCATCGAGCCCAATGATCGGCAGATTCCAAATCGCCCATTGGATGGTGTCCTCTTTGGTCTCGGAAGATTCGTAGCGAAAATGATGCGCCGTACGAGCGGAATTCATAACTACGAGGCTGCCGGGAATTATGTCTACACGATGTCCGCTGCAGAAATCGAGAAGATTGCCTGCGGAATCGCCCTTCCAGAATGTTGGATTGGATATATGGATGATGAGTACAAGTTCGAATACGGCGGTATTCCGTACGATCCGAATTCGAAGGTCACAAAGGATCTGATGCGCAAGATCGCTCTGAAGACTCTGATGTCCAAAATGGGGCTGAAGCCGTGGGGAATGATTCGGAGCGTTCTAGCCAAAGAGCCGCTCCCAGCAGACATAGCCGCAGAGTTAACAAAGCTCGGATTTAGGAAGTTTGTGCCGCCACCAAACCCGTAT